agaaaaaatatatttggtaaaagagcgagaacagctcaaataagagaaACGATAGTCCATTACTTTTAGACATGGGCAGTCAATCCGGAACAGTATTTTTATTTCACCAATAGTCTAAACCAGTTTCCTATTAGAAATGTTAAATATACAATTGAGTATTTGCATATtaccaattggtgctgaaaaggaGGTGAATATGCATGCATTGGGGGCTCCCAGggggcgcagcggtctaaaggcACTACAtctgtgctagaggcgtcactacagaccccggtttgatggcccagcattgtccaggTTACGCCGTCATTGCaattaagtatttgttcttaCTGGCGCACCTAGTTAAATACATTACATAGCTTACAAAAATATTCTGAATGGTTATCCATAGTCTACCCACTCAGCACAGATGTCGAGATATCAAATAAAGGATTGAACTACTCAAATCCAAAATCAGTTTCACTTTGATGCAAGTGTTGAATACATTGCCCAGTGGGTAGTGAGTCCGAGAAAATATTGAAAAATATAAGAACAAACTTAGTGACAACTTAAGAATCAAGGTTCTGAAAACTCAATCTTTGTCAGCAAGTGAGAGTGTTCTCAGCAATTTCATTAAAATGCATTCAACGTGCAGAAGGGAACCACACCTGCATTTTTATCAAGGAAGACCATGTAAAAAACATTTATTCTACAATATTGTGTCCAGCTGAACACGACCCAGGCTTTAGGATGGTATTTCAGGAACAATGTTCTAGTCAGAAACACAGACATCACACTTTTGCTTTTCAATAACACCTTTGGTTCCAGCTTAAACTGATGAATGACAATAAATTAATACTTGGAGCACTATATTTGAGGAGTAGTATATTTTTATTGCACAAGTAACCAGCTTTTAAATTGCAGGCATATTTAGCCACTGAGCAGTGAGTGGAAGGCCTGTAGAGTTATGGAGTAGTCAATATCCAGGAACTACTTCTTGGATGGATCCATCTCCCTGTACCAGTAACAGGACCCATCAAAACTCATGAGACAGGCAGAGTACTTGGCCTGGGGTCCGCTTTGGCCATCATGCAACAACCAGTCTGTCCAAAGGCACTCATCTGGGGCGCTGACGGGACAGGGGAGGGAAGAGCAGCGGATGATCTGTAGctcagagcagggagagagaaagacccagATCACCAACTGATCATTACCCCAATACTAAAGCTCTTGTGTTTAGCCaatgtgacaaagtaaaaattgAACAAGTGGTGTAAAGTAATTTTACTATAATTCCTGTCACACACCGTGCAAGCACAGCCGGTTCGGTAGCGTTGAGTCAAGCTCTTCTTTTGTGTGCCATTCAAGTCGTCCCAGTACCGAATAAAGTTACACATGCCTATACGCATCCTGCCATCGGTACTTAGGCTGCCTGAAGACAGAAGACAGTGAGTCAACAACCTGTGGGGTAAAAGTTAACCCCCAGATGCTGATATTTGATAAGTTCCCCTTCTTTCCCCCACAAATGGTTAAGATTAGAATTGGGGGAGGGTGAAACAGATCCTAGATCTGTCCCTGGGGGTAACTTTACCCTGGAGCAGGAAGACATATTGATGCAGCCTGGAACACTAGAATTTAGCATAATAAATAAGTGATGCATTAGTTGTAAACATTTCtaagcattaaacatttaaattCTTAACATTAGGTATTATAAAGTGTAACAGGAAgagccaggctgtatcacatccggccgtgattgggagtcccatagggcggcacacaaggagcccagcgtcgtcagggtttggccgtcattgcaAACGAGAATTTgttttaaactgacttgcctagttaaataaactttaaattaaaaaagtattTTTTCTGAAGCACTTGACTTGTACAAGATGAAGTCAATAGTTCAGAATAGGCCATGATGCTGCAAGCATAGGTTGAGCAGGTTAACCAGTGATAACAATGAACTTGGGTAACAGTGAGAACCACACCTGTGAAGAGATACTCCTTGTTGATTTCCAGGGTCACACCACACGAGGCTGAGGAGGATGAAGTGAAGATGGCGTGGATAACCCGGTCAGGACCTTTGAACATCTAGCCAATCACAAGGAGAGAACAAAGGATCTGTCAAACATCTAAATATACACTTTAACCTAACTGACTACAGCTCTCAGGCACTAAGTGTTTCCTAATtccctccctataccccatccGGATGTTTGCAGATCAAAAAATATTGCTTCATCTAACCTTCATTTTTATCAGGGTGTCACACAGAGACCAAGGTAAGCAGAAAAGTCCAAAACAATTCTGAGTCGCCCTAAAGGCAACTACAAGTCACATTTAGAACATTTAAGATCGTTCCGCAAAAATATTTCAAGCAGATTCATCAAACTCAGGAGAGCCCAGAAATATCCAGAGTTAAACATCCCTGATCTGAGAGACTAACTATAATGTCTGAAGGTCAGTAATAATGTTAGGTACAGTGAGATTGCTAGTAAAAGCAAGAGTAAAAGAACATCTGGCAATTGATCAACTAAAGTAACAAAGAGCCAGACAACTTCCCCAGGAGAATGGTGATGAGTACCAAACCCCCATCACCAAAATAAAGTGCAGTGCATGATGTCACCATAGTCTAGGACTGGTAGGAACAGCA
This window of the Oncorhynchus masou masou isolate Uvic2021 unplaced genomic scaffold, UVic_Omas_1.1 unplaced_scaffold_7912, whole genome shotgun sequence genome carries:
- the LOC135537478 gene encoding metalloproteinase inhibitor 2-like, which encodes MTVSVSSCFITLVVLFLWQIEDIAEACRCAPVHLQQAFCNADVVIRAKVVGVEVVSGNTKYDIQQIKMFKGPDRVIHAIFTSSSSASCGVTLEINKEYLFTGSLSTDGRMRIGMCNFIRYWDDLNGTQKKSLTQRYRTGCACTIIRCSSLPCPVSAPDECLWTDWLLHDGQSGPQAKYSACLMSFDGSCYWYREMDPSKK